The Verrucomicrobium spinosum DSM 4136 = JCM 18804 genome includes a region encoding these proteins:
- a CDS encoding UbiA family prenyltransferase, with product MKLLRPWLELARISNLPTAWTNVLAGWLLAGGGRDYWGVGWILLGGSLLYTGGMILNDAADVKFDREHRKDRPIPSGRVSASTVWLVGLGMMVGGAGAFIFGGGACPWLVGGLVLAILAYDFYHKPWAGSVFVMGSCRTLLVLSAASAVTGGLDPHADLPVVLRAIALGGYIVGVTLIARHESRPAQAGGWQRVVGYLGLALPVLVTAGILATQQPLASYFQNPQWTHAVALAAMLPVILCVRKALRLMRTPPPSNIGRAVGLLLAGIVFVDGLAVSLTAPAFTLVFVLCFPLLLLWQRKIAAT from the coding sequence ATGAAATTGCTCCGCCCCTGGCTGGAACTGGCCCGCATCTCCAATCTCCCGACCGCCTGGACCAATGTCCTGGCGGGGTGGTTGCTGGCGGGCGGGGGGCGGGACTACTGGGGAGTGGGGTGGATCTTGCTTGGCGGATCGCTGCTCTACACGGGCGGTATGATCCTGAATGATGCGGCGGATGTGAAGTTTGACCGGGAGCACCGGAAGGATCGTCCCATTCCCTCGGGCCGGGTCTCTGCGAGCACCGTCTGGCTGGTGGGGCTGGGGATGATGGTCGGCGGTGCCGGAGCGTTCATTTTTGGTGGGGGTGCCTGTCCCTGGCTGGTCGGGGGACTGGTATTGGCCATCCTGGCTTATGACTTCTACCACAAGCCCTGGGCGGGTTCGGTCTTCGTCATGGGCAGTTGCCGCACCTTGCTGGTGCTCTCTGCCGCCTCCGCAGTCACCGGCGGACTCGATCCCCATGCAGATCTGCCGGTGGTCCTGCGGGCCATCGCCTTGGGCGGCTACATTGTAGGCGTCACTCTGATTGCCCGGCATGAATCCCGGCCCGCCCAGGCAGGTGGCTGGCAGCGCGTGGTGGGGTACCTTGGCCTGGCTCTCCCGGTGCTGGTCACGGCGGGCATCCTGGCTACCCAGCAGCCGCTGGCCTCCTATTTCCAAAATCCCCAATGGACTCATGCGGTGGCCCTTGCCGCCATGCTGCCGGTCATCCTCTGTGTGAGGAAGGCTCTCCGGCTCATGCGCACCCCCCCCCCGTCAAACATCGGACGCGCCGTCGGCCTTTTGCTGGCGGGGATCGTATTTGTAGATGGGCTCGCCGTCAGTCTGACGGCTCCGGCGTTCACCCTCGTCTTCGTGCTGTGCTTCCCGCTGCTGCTTCTGTGGCAGCGAAAGATCGCGGCCACGTAA
- a CDS encoding helix-turn-helix domain-containing protein: MRKVTFFIYPQFQLLDLSGPLSAFDLAERACPGSYSTQVVSETGGLMPSSAGLVVASSPPDRSPPDTLIVVGGRGVHQSCTTPGSFQKLLRTAERARRVASVCTGAFLMARMGLLSGRKATTHWRHAGRFRTEHPEVMLDDDRIYIKDGQVWSSAGITAGIDLALALIEEDLGTVVSKTVARELVMSHRRLGGQSQFSAMLDLEPESHRIRDALHYAREHLAENFPMAAMAAAVGLSTRQFGRVFLAETGQTPARAVERLRAEAARPRIEDSDESLEQIAASVGFGQAERMRQAFVKLYGQSPQSLRRHMRRGREATMK; the protein is encoded by the coding sequence ATCCGCAAGGTGACTTTTTTCATCTATCCGCAATTTCAGTTACTCGACCTGAGCGGACCGCTCTCAGCGTTTGATCTGGCGGAGCGTGCCTGCCCCGGCAGCTACAGCACCCAGGTGGTCTCTGAGACGGGCGGATTGATGCCGAGCTCCGCAGGTCTGGTGGTCGCATCTTCCCCTCCGGATCGCTCTCCTCCAGACACACTCATTGTGGTAGGAGGCCGGGGGGTCCATCAGAGTTGCACCACTCCGGGCTCATTTCAAAAGCTGCTGCGTACGGCAGAAAGAGCCCGCCGCGTGGCCAGCGTGTGCACCGGAGCCTTTCTAATGGCTCGCATGGGACTGCTTTCCGGTCGCAAGGCCACCACGCACTGGCGGCACGCGGGCAGGTTCCGCACGGAACACCCGGAGGTGATGCTGGATGACGACCGCATCTACATCAAAGACGGCCAAGTCTGGAGCTCCGCCGGGATCACGGCCGGCATTGACCTCGCACTCGCTTTGATTGAGGAGGATCTGGGCACCGTCGTTTCCAAAACCGTGGCCCGCGAACTGGTCATGTCCCACCGCCGTCTGGGCGGGCAGTCACAGTTCTCGGCCATGCTGGACCTGGAACCAGAATCCCACCGCATCCGCGACGCCCTGCACTACGCCCGGGAGCATCTGGCTGAAAACTTCCCCATGGCGGCCATGGCCGCGGCGGTGGGCCTGAGCACCCGCCAGTTTGGGCGGGTGTTTCTCGCTGAGACCGGCCAAACTCCCGCCCGGGCGGTAGAACGGCTTCGCGCCGAGGCCGCGCGCCCGCGGATCGAAGACAGTGATGAATCCCTGGAACAGATCGCCGCCAGCGTCGGATTCGGCCAGGCGGAGCGAATGCGCCAAGCCTTTGTCAAACTCTACGGCCAGAGTCCGCAGTCCCTCCGAAGGCATATGAGGAGAGGAAGAGAAGCAACGATGAAATAA
- a CDS encoding cytochrome c oxidase assembly factor Coa1 family protein, whose protein sequence is MTSTPPAYQQNPAPKSSGKKWVLFGCGGCLGLIALGIAGVVGFVFIVLGAIKQTDAYKIALSKAQNSPALQAAIGSPMKENFFSPMGSASVNNGAGEANIILTLEGTNSRAAVVTASATKPAGGEWQFSVLTAKVAPSGPDIDLLTEGQPADPAAAPAPAPQN, encoded by the coding sequence ATGACCTCGACACCTCCCGCATATCAGCAGAACCCTGCTCCCAAGAGCAGCGGCAAGAAATGGGTCCTCTTTGGCTGTGGCGGTTGCCTCGGCCTGATCGCCCTCGGCATCGCCGGGGTCGTGGGCTTCGTTTTTATCGTCCTGGGTGCCATCAAGCAGACGGATGCGTACAAGATCGCGCTGTCCAAGGCGCAGAACTCCCCCGCTCTCCAGGCGGCCATCGGCTCCCCGATGAAGGAGAACTTCTTCTCGCCCATGGGCTCGGCCAGCGTCAACAATGGTGCGGGTGAAGCCAATATTATCCTCACTTTGGAAGGCACGAACAGCCGTGCGGCCGTGGTCACCGCCTCTGCGACCAAGCCTGCAGGCGGCGAATGGCAGTTCAGCGTTTTGACCGCCAAGGTCGCGCCGAGCGGTCCTGACATCGACCTGCTGACCGAAGGCCAGCCGGCAGATCCTGCGGCGGCACCGGCTCCTGCACCGCAGAACTAA
- a CDS encoding DUF1501 domain-containing protein, which produces MFRSPQSPQLSRRTVLRSSGAGFGYLALAGLLGQDALKSQASAAVEQPLLPKAPVLPTKAKRIIFIFMEGAMSQHDTFDYKPELIRSNGKSGPGGGTVTASKFRFKQYGETGTYFSELLPNIAKHADKMCWLRGLHTDTPAHPQAVVQLHTGSANAALTRPSMGSWLLYGLGTDNQDLPGYVTINPPPNFGGAVNYGSAFLPAHYQGTRITDQGYLPNLKAASAAKLQRKQLDLIQGMNRDFARQAGSPDPVDGIIASYELGFRMQDKVPELLDISKEPEHIRDAYGVKDGAAGSFARQCLMALRLSEAGVRFVEICQGGWDHHNNLHKGLLDRTASIDQPTAALLSDLEARGMLNDTLVLFGSEFGRLPTAQGQDGRDHNITGYSMFLAGAGVKKGFTYGATDELGIKAVEGRMHTNDLHATLLALMGLDHERLTYRYAGRDFRLTDVAGEVVKDIFA; this is translated from the coding sequence ATGTTTCGTTCTCCTCAATCTCCCCAGCTTTCCCGCCGTACGGTGCTTCGCTCCAGCGGTGCGGGGTTTGGCTATCTTGCCCTTGCCGGCCTGCTTGGCCAGGATGCGTTGAAGTCCCAGGCATCTGCCGCGGTGGAGCAGCCGCTGCTCCCGAAGGCCCCGGTGCTGCCGACCAAAGCCAAGCGCATCATCTTCATCTTCATGGAAGGAGCGATGTCCCAGCATGACACCTTCGACTACAAGCCAGAGCTCATTCGCAGCAATGGCAAGTCGGGTCCAGGAGGCGGCACGGTCACGGCCTCCAAGTTCCGCTTCAAACAATATGGCGAGACCGGCACCTACTTCTCGGAGTTGCTGCCTAACATTGCCAAGCATGCGGACAAGATGTGCTGGTTGCGCGGCTTGCACACAGACACGCCGGCCCACCCACAGGCAGTGGTGCAGCTTCACACCGGCAGCGCCAACGCCGCACTCACCCGGCCCAGCATGGGATCGTGGCTGCTCTACGGTCTGGGCACTGACAATCAGGATCTGCCCGGCTATGTGACCATCAACCCGCCACCGAACTTTGGCGGTGCTGTCAACTACGGCAGTGCGTTCCTGCCGGCTCACTATCAGGGGACGCGTATCACCGATCAAGGATATCTCCCGAATCTCAAAGCGGCCTCCGCTGCGAAGTTGCAGCGCAAGCAGCTCGATCTGATTCAGGGCATGAACCGTGACTTTGCCCGTCAGGCCGGATCCCCAGATCCGGTGGACGGCATCATCGCCTCCTACGAGCTGGGCTTCCGCATGCAGGACAAGGTGCCTGAACTGCTGGATATCTCCAAGGAGCCAGAGCACATCCGTGATGCCTACGGGGTGAAGGACGGTGCGGCAGGTTCCTTTGCCCGCCAGTGCCTCATGGCCCTGCGCCTGAGTGAGGCCGGTGTGCGGTTCGTGGAAATCTGCCAGGGTGGGTGGGATCACCACAACAACCTGCACAAGGGCCTGCTGGATCGCACGGCTTCTATTGACCAGCCGACGGCAGCGCTGCTGTCTGACCTGGAAGCCCGGGGCATGCTCAATGACACCTTGGTGCTCTTTGGTTCTGAATTTGGACGTCTTCCTACGGCGCAGGGCCAGGATGGTCGTGACCACAACATCACCGGCTACTCCATGTTCCTGGCCGGCGCGGGTGTGAAGAAGGGCTTTACTTACGGTGCCACGGATGAGCTGGGCATCAAGGCTGTGGAAGGTCGCATGCATACCAACGATCTGCACGCCACCCTGCTCGCCCTGATGGGACTGGATCATGAGCGTCTGACTTACCGCTATGCCGGACGCGACTTCCGTCTCACGGATGTGGCCGGGGAGGTGGTGAAGGATATCTTTGCTTAG
- a CDS encoding 3-dehydroquinate synthase, which translates to MLENRFHVEYTQRVLFTRHVFDKENLTLRELLQSAREGGRSTKAIAFVDSHVADANPTLLADMERYAAAHSDVFVLAAPGVIIPGGEPCKNDFDLVQQCWQQINDAGIDRHSQVFVIGGGAALDLVCFAAATAHRGIRHVRFPTTTLSQGDGGVGVKNGVNFFGKKNWVGSFSVPYAIVNDFAFLDTLPERERRCGLIEAIKVALIRDADFYLWLESNAVKLASLEQDVVEEAVRASAAQHVQHITTNGDPFEYGSARPLDFGHWVAHKLEQVSNFEIHHGEAVAIGMAVDLLYSVKAGILDEAIAQRVLTFIEQVGFATFAPQLLERTPKGELVILAGLEEFREHLGGELTITLVPEIGRKLEVHEMDRAKIVAAVQDLKVRGNVFGRQLVEA; encoded by the coding sequence ATGTTAGAAAACCGGTTCCACGTGGAGTACACGCAGCGTGTGTTGTTTACACGCCACGTGTTTGACAAGGAGAATCTAACCTTGCGCGAGCTGCTTCAATCCGCCCGGGAAGGCGGACGCTCTACGAAGGCCATTGCCTTTGTGGACAGTCATGTGGCGGATGCCAATCCGACCTTGTTGGCGGACATGGAACGCTATGCTGCGGCACATTCTGATGTTTTTGTGCTGGCCGCGCCCGGAGTGATCATTCCCGGTGGAGAGCCCTGCAAAAATGACTTCGATCTAGTCCAACAGTGCTGGCAGCAGATCAATGATGCAGGCATAGACCGCCATTCCCAAGTCTTCGTCATTGGCGGTGGGGCTGCGCTGGATCTGGTATGTTTCGCCGCAGCCACAGCCCATCGGGGTATCCGTCATGTGCGCTTTCCCACTACCACGCTGAGCCAGGGGGATGGCGGAGTGGGTGTTAAGAACGGAGTCAACTTCTTCGGCAAGAAGAACTGGGTGGGATCCTTCTCCGTCCCCTACGCCATCGTCAACGATTTCGCCTTCCTGGATACCTTGCCCGAGAGGGAAAGGCGCTGCGGACTAATCGAGGCGATCAAGGTAGCATTGATCCGTGACGCGGATTTTTACCTCTGGCTGGAAAGCAACGCTGTCAAGCTGGCCTCTTTGGAACAAGACGTGGTGGAGGAGGCCGTGCGGGCCAGTGCCGCGCAGCATGTGCAACACATCACCACAAACGGTGATCCCTTCGAATACGGCTCCGCTCGTCCGCTCGACTTCGGTCATTGGGTAGCTCACAAGTTGGAGCAGGTGTCCAATTTTGAGATCCATCATGGAGAGGCTGTCGCCATCGGGATGGCCGTGGATTTGCTTTACTCCGTGAAAGCGGGAATCTTGGACGAGGCTATTGCCCAGCGTGTTCTCACGTTCATTGAGCAGGTGGGGTTCGCGACCTTTGCCCCCCAGTTGCTGGAGCGCACTCCTAAAGGGGAGTTGGTTATCCTCGCGGGCCTGGAGGAGTTCCGCGAACATCTGGGCGGGGAGCTCACGATCACGCTCGTGCCGGAGATCGGCCGCAAGCTGGAGGTTCATGAGATGGACCGCGCCAAGATCGTGGCTGCGGTGCAGGATCTTAAAGTGCGAGGCAATGTCTTTGGGCGGCAGTTGGTGGAAGCCTGA
- a CDS encoding PSD1 and planctomycete cytochrome C domain-containing protein, with product MEPSFHPSPLKDFVGAQAAVLRRTAGVVSIVAGLAAPSLLASPAVDAGQDQSLEFFEKKVRPILVNHCYTCHSAETKPAGGLRVDDRNGLIMGGDEGPAVVPGNPDKSLLLARVQRNHAKVMPKEGELLTDTQIADLSQWIKDGATWPRERIPASIGRTSAEYDKLKAEHWAWQPLKAPVVPAVKDTGWARDTIDQFILAKLEENQLSPVGDADKVTLIRRVTYDLTGLPPKPEEVYAFLKDTSDNAFAKVVDRLLQSQQFAEQWGRHWLDVARYGESTGPSRNIPYPHAWKYRDYVLDAVNRDIPYDQFIREQIAGDLLPAESSAERDRLLTATGFLALGVKDVNQRFKVRFTMDNVDEQIDAVTRSILGLTVSCARCHDHKFDPIPVTDYYALAGIFTSTDHCAGVRNKMGGGGLDYYDPAMLVKLASDAPPVPEGDVEKLKAQVAEAKEAWDKIRGTPEGLARGANGQPKQRAFRVKFDRLQGDLLALTDPAARGHAVHGVRDATTVADTEVRIRGEAERLGPTVPRGFLSAFQVPGTEPVNPQQSGRLELAKWLTSANNPLTGRVIVNRVWQSLFGTGIVNTVDNFGINGGQPSHPELLDYLTQEFVREGWSLKKLVRRVVLTRSYQLGVEAPDANREVDPANRLVWRHSPRRLTAEEIRDTLLVTSGQLLPKPEASAAKELRMVEMRDNGAEAASIHRAADKSLSRSVYLPLLRGVTPGNLQAFDPVEQTLVTGQRDATTVPTQALYLLNSPFVRKEALALASKAAGDTARTAGDWVRQIYLLTLGRSPSDVEAARAEQFLADYESTYQAELGNAPVLAQAEGRESSDTSTTDETAAKPPVVPENPDNVDRSDQVVVDEAVVAPDAKTAAWLNLVQALYASAEFRFVR from the coding sequence ATGGAGCCTTCATTCCATCCCTCTCCCCTAAAAGACTTTGTTGGAGCACAGGCCGCCGTGCTGCGTCGCACGGCAGGTGTTGTGTCCATTGTTGCCGGGCTTGCTGCCCCTTCACTACTGGCCAGTCCAGCGGTGGATGCTGGTCAGGACCAGTCGCTTGAGTTCTTCGAGAAGAAGGTCCGCCCAATCCTCGTCAACCATTGCTACACCTGCCACTCTGCGGAGACCAAGCCCGCAGGGGGATTGCGGGTGGATGACCGCAATGGCTTGATCATGGGCGGTGACGAAGGGCCGGCTGTGGTTCCAGGAAACCCGGACAAGAGCCTGCTCCTGGCCCGTGTGCAGCGGAACCACGCCAAGGTGATGCCGAAGGAGGGTGAACTGCTGACCGACACCCAGATTGCCGATCTCTCCCAGTGGATCAAGGACGGCGCAACGTGGCCGCGGGAGCGCATTCCGGCCTCCATCGGTCGCACCAGCGCAGAGTACGACAAGCTCAAAGCGGAACACTGGGCCTGGCAGCCCTTGAAGGCACCCGTGGTGCCCGCAGTGAAAGACACGGGGTGGGCACGCGACACCATTGACCAGTTCATCCTGGCCAAGTTGGAGGAAAATCAACTCTCCCCGGTGGGCGATGCGGACAAAGTCACCTTGATCCGCCGCGTCACTTATGATCTCACCGGCCTGCCGCCCAAGCCGGAGGAAGTGTATGCCTTCTTGAAGGACACATCGGATAATGCCTTCGCGAAGGTGGTGGATCGTTTGCTACAGTCCCAGCAATTCGCTGAGCAATGGGGACGTCACTGGCTCGATGTGGCCCGCTATGGTGAATCCACCGGCCCGTCCCGCAACATCCCTTATCCTCACGCGTGGAAGTATCGCGATTACGTGCTGGATGCTGTGAATCGGGACATTCCTTATGATCAGTTCATCCGGGAGCAGATAGCAGGAGATCTCCTTCCTGCCGAGTCGTCTGCAGAGCGTGACCGGCTGCTGACGGCCACTGGTTTCCTCGCCCTCGGTGTGAAGGATGTGAACCAGCGTTTCAAGGTGCGCTTTACCATGGACAACGTGGACGAGCAGATCGATGCGGTGACCCGTTCGATCCTCGGGCTTACGGTGAGCTGCGCGCGTTGTCACGATCACAAGTTCGATCCCATCCCTGTTACGGACTACTACGCCCTCGCAGGCATCTTCACCAGCACTGACCATTGCGCCGGGGTACGCAACAAGATGGGTGGGGGAGGACTGGACTACTACGACCCGGCCATGCTGGTGAAGCTCGCCTCCGATGCTCCTCCGGTGCCGGAAGGGGATGTGGAGAAGCTCAAAGCTCAAGTGGCGGAAGCCAAGGAAGCCTGGGACAAGATCCGTGGCACGCCAGAAGGCCTTGCTCGCGGGGCCAATGGTCAGCCCAAGCAGCGTGCTTTCCGTGTCAAGTTTGACCGCCTCCAGGGCGACCTGCTGGCTCTGACCGATCCTGCGGCTCGCGGCCATGCCGTTCACGGTGTGCGCGACGCTACGACCGTGGCGGATACCGAGGTGCGCATTCGCGGTGAGGCGGAACGTTTGGGACCAACGGTGCCCCGTGGTTTCCTCAGCGCCTTCCAGGTGCCGGGAACGGAGCCGGTCAATCCCCAGCAGAGCGGTCGTCTGGAACTGGCCAAGTGGCTCACCAGCGCGAACAATCCGCTCACCGGACGTGTCATCGTGAACCGTGTCTGGCAGAGCCTTTTCGGCACCGGCATTGTGAACACGGTGGACAACTTTGGCATCAATGGCGGTCAGCCCTCTCATCCGGAGTTGCTTGACTACCTGACCCAGGAGTTCGTTCGTGAAGGCTGGTCGCTCAAGAAGCTCGTCCGTCGGGTGGTGCTTACTCGCTCCTATCAGCTGGGTGTGGAGGCTCCCGATGCCAATCGGGAAGTTGACCCCGCGAACCGGCTGGTCTGGCGTCACTCTCCACGTCGTCTTACGGCGGAAGAGATTCGGGACACGCTGCTTGTCACCTCGGGTCAGCTCCTGCCCAAGCCTGAGGCTTCTGCGGCCAAAGAACTGCGCATGGTGGAGATGCGGGACAACGGCGCAGAGGCGGCCTCTATTCATCGTGCCGCTGACAAGAGCCTCTCCCGCAGCGTCTATCTGCCGCTGCTCCGCGGCGTGACTCCTGGGAACCTGCAGGCCTTTGACCCCGTCGAGCAGACGTTGGTGACCGGCCAGCGCGATGCCACCACGGTGCCCACTCAGGCGTTGTATCTGCTGAACTCACCCTTTGTGAGGAAGGAAGCACTCGCCCTGGCCAGCAAGGCGGCCGGTGATACGGCAAGGACCGCTGGTGATTGGGTTCGCCAGATCTACCTCCTGACTCTGGGGCGCTCACCCAGCGATGTCGAGGCAGCCCGTGCCGAGCAGTTCCTGGCGGACTATGAGTCCACCTACCAGGCAGAACTTGGCAACGCTCCAGTGCTCGCCCAGGCGGAGGGCCGGGAAAGCTCTGACACCAGCACCACGGACGAAACGGCTGCCAAGCCGCCGGTTGTACCCGAGAACCCTGACAATGTGGACCGCTCCGACCAGGTGGTGGTGGATGAAGCGGTGGTGGCCCCTGACGCAAAAACCGCCGCATGGCTCAACCTGGTGCAGGCCCTCTACGCCTCTGCTGAGTTCCGTTTCGTGAGGTGA
- the moaC gene encoding cyclic pyranopterin monophosphate synthase MoaC, producing MSLTHINEQGEASMVDISGKAVSRREAVAAGRIHLDPATLELIRDNQIQKGDVLAVARISGIQAAKQTQHLIPLCHQLALTKVAVDFVLTDDGVTATAMARTTGQTGVEMEALTAVSVALLTIYDMCKAVDKTMRIDGVHLVSKTKEAVG from the coding sequence ATGTCACTGACTCACATCAACGAGCAAGGCGAGGCCAGCATGGTGGACATCTCCGGCAAGGCGGTGTCGCGGCGTGAGGCTGTGGCTGCCGGACGCATCCATCTGGATCCGGCGACTCTGGAGCTGATCCGGGACAACCAGATTCAAAAAGGGGATGTCCTGGCGGTGGCTCGCATCTCAGGCATCCAGGCGGCAAAGCAGACTCAGCACCTCATTCCCCTTTGTCACCAGTTGGCCCTGACCAAGGTGGCCGTGGACTTTGTGCTCACCGATGATGGCGTCACCGCCACCGCCATGGCGCGCACGACGGGCCAGACGGGCGTCGAGATGGAGGCCCTCACGGCGGTGTCTGTGGCGCTGCTCACCATCTATGACATGTGCAAGGCGGTGGACAAGACGATGCGGATCGACGGGGTGCACCTAGTGAGCAAGACCAAGGAAGCGGTGGGGTAA
- a CDS encoding MogA/MoaB family molybdenum cofactor biosynthesis protein, protein MAAPISVGIITVSDRASAGVYEDFGGPAVRKASEGYGWTVLAEAVVPDDQGAIQQAIRSFSAQGCGLVLTTGGTGIAERDVTPEAIRGIMRVEIPGYGEVMRAKSLEITANAILSRCLAAIVDQSLVIALPGKPQGAVECLSFVVGAIPHSVKLARKEPTSC, encoded by the coding sequence ATGGCTGCTCCCATCTCTGTTGGCATCATCACTGTGTCTGACCGCGCCAGTGCCGGCGTGTATGAGGACTTCGGAGGTCCCGCCGTGCGCAAGGCGTCAGAAGGCTACGGCTGGACGGTGCTGGCCGAGGCCGTGGTGCCAGATGACCAGGGGGCGATCCAGCAGGCGATTCGCTCCTTTTCTGCGCAAGGGTGCGGGCTGGTGCTTACGACGGGCGGCACCGGCATCGCCGAGCGCGATGTGACTCCGGAGGCCATTCGCGGAATCATGCGTGTGGAGATTCCGGGCTATGGAGAGGTGATGCGGGCAAAGTCACTGGAGATCACCGCCAACGCCATTTTGAGCCGCTGTCTGGCCGCCATTGTGGACCAGTCGTTGGTCATTGCTCTGCCGGGCAAGCCCCAAGGGGCGGTGGAGTGCCTCAGCTTCGTCGTGGGAGCTATTCCGCACTCGGTCAAGCTGGCACGTAAGGAGCCCACGAGCTGCTAG
- a CDS encoding MFS transporter — MNPSTHSHRNARILAVCQALYICAISIDLTLTGLTGYELAPDKSLATLPFAMITVSGAGVSYFAAFLLQWLGRRLGFTLGALIGAVGGGISVWAVMEGRFWLFCAGTAGVGVYQAFALYYRLAAADAVEPEAKSRAISTVLAGGVLAAIIGPALAAWSKDLIPSALFAGAYLMVALLGVIAAGLLWTFYCDGDPITAGGVASMDDAGPRPLGVIVRQPVFAASMANNVIGSVTMLFVMTAAPLAAVSCHHSIDDGANIIQWHLVGMYAPSLVTGWLIRRVGLLSLLVAGGVLNVVCVVAAVSSTSLPAFYVALFALGVGWNFMFVGGSTLQAQSYRPSERAKTQGVSEFLRYATTAGATLAAGPVLQHYGWSTVNLAILPLLLVATVLTLWWGRAERLKKEPLPA, encoded by the coding sequence ATGAACCCCAGTACCCACAGCCATCGCAACGCCCGGATTCTCGCGGTCTGCCAGGCGCTCTACATTTGCGCCATCTCCATCGACCTCACGCTCACGGGCCTGACGGGGTACGAGCTGGCTCCAGACAAATCTCTGGCCACGCTGCCGTTTGCCATGATCACGGTATCCGGGGCCGGGGTGTCGTATTTCGCCGCCTTTCTCCTGCAATGGCTGGGCAGGCGGTTGGGATTCACTTTGGGGGCACTCATCGGCGCCGTGGGAGGTGGGATATCCGTGTGGGCGGTGATGGAAGGGCGCTTCTGGCTCTTCTGCGCAGGCACGGCTGGCGTGGGCGTGTATCAGGCCTTTGCTCTGTACTATCGACTGGCGGCAGCGGATGCGGTCGAGCCTGAAGCCAAGAGCCGTGCCATCTCCACAGTGTTGGCTGGTGGGGTGCTCGCCGCCATCATCGGACCTGCGTTGGCTGCATGGAGCAAGGATCTGATTCCTTCAGCCTTGTTTGCCGGGGCGTACCTCATGGTAGCTCTGTTAGGGGTGATTGCGGCAGGGTTGCTTTGGACATTCTATTGTGACGGGGATCCGATAACGGCGGGTGGCGTTGCATCCATGGACGATGCGGGTCCTCGTCCCCTGGGGGTCATCGTTCGGCAGCCTGTTTTTGCGGCTTCCATGGCCAACAACGTGATCGGCTCGGTCACCATGTTGTTTGTGATGACCGCTGCACCGCTCGCCGCCGTATCGTGCCACCACAGCATCGATGACGGTGCAAACATCATTCAGTGGCACTTGGTGGGCATGTATGCCCCGTCTCTTGTCACCGGGTGGTTGATCCGTCGAGTTGGGCTGCTCAGTCTGCTGGTGGCCGGGGGAGTCTTGAATGTGGTGTGCGTCGTGGCGGCGGTGTCTTCGACGAGTTTGCCAGCGTTTTATGTCGCGCTCTTCGCCCTCGGGGTAGGGTGGAACTTCATGTTCGTGGGCGGCAGTACGCTTCAGGCCCAGTCTTATCGCCCCTCCGAGAGGGCCAAGACGCAGGGGGTGTCCGAGTTCCTCCGCTATGCCACCACGGCGGGGGCGACTCTGGCGGCTGGGCCGGTGCTTCAGCACTATGGCTGGAGTACCGTCAATCTCGCCATCCTGCCGCTGTTGCTTGTCGCAACAGTGCTGACTCTGTGGTGGGGACGCGCTGAGCGTCTCAAAAAAGAACCCCTGCCAGCGTGA
- a CDS encoding lactate/malate family dehydrogenase has product MIELMMDGADGQIGYSLLFRIASCSMFGPDQPVALRLIEIEPALPTLGGVVMELDDCAFPLVHSITPTSDLNEGFRGVNWALLVGSVPRKVGMERKDLLNINGKIFVGQGQAIAKNAASDVRVLVVGNHSATQYPDFTNAKIKGQAVTEVISDQAWLEGEFITTVQQRGAAIIKARGSSSAASAANAVVDTVKSLVTPTPAGDWTSVAVCSDGSYGVEKDIITSFPIRTDGSKWEIVQGVSVSEFSQGKIDATVNELKEERDAVKELGLI; this is encoded by the coding sequence ATGATCGAGCTGATGATGGATGGGGCGGACGGCCAGATCGGCTACTCCCTCCTCTTCCGCATTGCCTCCTGTTCCATGTTCGGCCCGGATCAACCGGTGGCTCTGCGCTTGATTGAAATCGAACCCGCTCTTCCGACCCTCGGTGGCGTGGTGATGGAACTCGATGACTGCGCTTTCCCGCTGGTGCACAGCATCACCCCCACTTCCGATCTCAACGAGGGCTTCAGAGGCGTGAACTGGGCTCTGCTCGTCGGTTCCGTGCCGCGCAAGGTAGGGATGGAACGCAAGGACCTGCTCAACATCAACGGGAAGATCTTCGTGGGCCAGGGCCAGGCGATCGCCAAGAACGCCGCTTCCGATGTGCGTGTTCTCGTGGTGGGCAACCACTCCGCCACTCAGTATCCTGACTTCACCAACGCCAAGATCAAAGGCCAGGCGGTGACTGAAGTGATCAGCGATCAGGCCTGGCTCGAAGGAGAATTCATCACCACGGTGCAACAGCGTGGTGCGGCCATCATCAAGGCCCGTGGCTCCTCCTCCGCGGCCTCTGCCGCCAACGCAGTGGTTGACACCGTGAAATCCCTCGTGACGCCGACCCCGGCGGGCGACTGGACCAGCGTGGCCGTCTGCTCCGATGGCAGCTATGGGGTGGAGAAAGATATCATCACCTCCTTCCCGATCCGCACGGACGGCTCCAAGTGGGAGATTGTGCAGGGCGTGTCCGTTAGCGAGTTCAGCCAGGGCAAGATCGACGCCACCGTCAACGAGCTCAAAGAAGAGCGCGACGCGGTGAAGGAACTGGGTCTCATCTAA